The Lathyrus oleraceus cultivar Zhongwan6 chromosome 5, CAAS_Psat_ZW6_1.0, whole genome shotgun sequence genome includes the window tggctcaaggatgaaaccctagcctcaataagctccatataatcacatgatgatccccatatccatcatagaccccatctccttgctatgccctgattgtcccaatgcaactgattagggttgaccagtggtcaaaaccctaatcccaaggcatctgatccaacacttgatgatgacaaaccatgatgatgatgatgaatcaattcaatcaagatgaagatcaatcccccttaagaatcatgaaaccctaatttggacctccacatcctcagatgattaatgaccagtccaatgaaaccctagcttgcaccatgacctcctatcttctgatcaagacttgggagaatggcttgcacaatgtaaccacatgatatgcaatatgcaatgcctaatgacctaaaaatgatatgtaatatattatgctagtcccaagagaggggggcaaattttgaggtgttacaccttCTTGTATGGATCTTATGATTGTActagcttcgtgtctatccatgaATCTGAGCACTATGGaatcataattcctcttgtaTAGTACATCACCGTTTAGGAAGAACTTAGAAGAGAGTCTTCTCAGAGCTTTCTTATCGGTGATGGATATACCATCGGGATATTATTGTTTCTCCAGAAGTGTCTTTATGTCGTAGAACCAAGGCTTATCGCCTGGATCGGCCTCAATTGCTAGACaatgtgctggttcatctaaGTGGTCAATTTGGATGgatggtgcttcattcttccatttgactttgaacatagatgcTAGCGTGGCTAGAGCGTCTGCTAACTGATTTTCTTCCCTAGAAATATGGTGAAAAGATATTTCATCAAAATAGAGTATCAGTTTTTTGATATGCTCTTTGTAGGGTATCAACTTGTTATCCCGAGTCTCCCAATCGCCTTTCACCTGactgattaccagagctgaatcacCGAATACCTCGAGGATTTTGATTCTGAAGTCGATTGCCGCCTCTAAACCgtagatacatgcttcatattctgccatgttgttgATGCAGTCAAAACATAACCTAGCAATGAAGGGGATGTGGAAACCAGTTGGAGAAGTGATAACAACACCTATACCATGACCTCGGGCATTGGAAGTATCGTCGAACACGACCGTCCATCGCGATCCTGGTTCGGGGCCTTCCTCAGGGCTTACCTCGAAGCCTGGCATAGTAAAATCTCTGAtaaacatgatgtcctcatctgggaagtcaaacCTCAACGGTTGGTAGCCTTCAACAAGCAAGTGAGCGAGATAATCAGACAGAAtactcccctttattgctttctgagtCACGTACTCTATGTCATACTCGGTTAGCAGCATTTGCCACCGAGCAATTCTACCAGTAACAacaggcttttcaaatatatactttatcatatccatcttggatatcaataaagtagtatggcaaatcatatattgtctcaggCGTCGAGCAGCCCAAGTCAAggcacaacaagtcttctctaaaagtgagtatcgggtctcacattcagtgaatttcttgctgagATAATAGATAACATGTTCTTTTTTTCCTGTGACATCGTGTTGACCCAAAACGCACCCCATAGATTCATCCAACACT containing:
- the LOC127080910 gene encoding uncharacterized protein LOC127080910, which encodes MAKINYEFGLPIHQAEDDSEEDCELPAKLPRLLEHEEKEIQPYKEPVDVINLRSETDKKEYIFEKPVVTGRIARWQMLLTEYDIEYVTQKAIKGSILSDYLAHLLVEGYQPLRFDFPDEDIMFIRDFTMPGFEVSPEEGPEPGSRWTVVFDDTSNARGHGIGVVITSPTGFHIPFIARLCFDCINNMAEYEACIYGLEAAIDFRIKILEVFGDSALVISQVKGDWETRDNKLIPYKEHIKKLILYFDEISFHHISREENQLADALATLASMFKVKWKNEAPSIQIDHLDEPAHCLAIEADPGDKPWFYDIKTLLEKQ